From Plectropomus leopardus isolate mb chromosome 4, YSFRI_Pleo_2.0, whole genome shotgun sequence, the proteins below share one genomic window:
- the LOC121942337 gene encoding cytochrome c1-like isoform X1: MFCRRALQRVGPLARRVFNPAARNAAPVRHMAFGIPGGSSNMAYFVLCGGGLTAAVVYAYKAVNGDSEDKLATVDNAAKAAEAAPEVAAPAAEPAPAEEAAPPTEVIAEVVPESAPAPAPAEPVAETAAEPIVEAVPEAAAEVVVAEPAAEPVAEPAAEPAVTEEAAPAEVEAAPGTAPVAAEVATMEETPAEAPAVEAPTAESAGTAAVAVEVPVAPPAEAETGPAAPEAEAAPAAEVAA; the protein is encoded by the exons ATGTTCTGCAGACGGGCTTTGCAAAGAGTGGGGCCGCTGGCACGGAGGGTTTTCAACCCAGCAGCCAGAAATG CAGCTCCAGTGCGACACATGGCCTTTGGCATCCCCGGTGGCTCCAGCAACATGGCATACTTTGTTCTGTGCGGAGGAGGCCTCACTGCTGCCGTTGTCTAT gCCTACAAGGCAGTCAATGGTGATAGTGAGGACAAACTGGCCACTGTGGACAACGCAGCAAAGG CAGCTGAGGCAGCACCAGAGGTAGCAGCTCCTGCAGCTGAGCCCGCCCCAGCGGAGGAGGCGGCGCCGCCCACAGAGGTCATCGCAGAGGTCGTCCCAGAGTCTGCCCCTGCCCCTGCTCCTGCAGAACCTGTAGCAGAGACCGCTGCTGAACCCATTGTTGAGGCCGTGCCTGAAGCAGCCGCTGAGGTGGTTGTTGCTGAACCTGCAGCAGAGCCCGTAGCAGAGCCCGCAGCAGAGCCAGCAGTCACAGAGGAAGCTGCCCCTGCAGAGGTAGAGGCAGCTCCTGGAACCGCTCCTGTTGCTGCGGAAGTCGCCACCATGGAGGAAACCCCAGCAGAGGCCCCTGCAGTGGAGGCGCCTACAGCAGAGAGCGCTGGTACGGCAGCAGTAGCAGTAGAAGTCCCTGTTGCTCCCCCTGCTGAGGCAGAGACTGGGCCCGCAGCCCCTGAGGCTGAGGCGGCCCCTGCCGCTGAGGTGGCTGCGTAG
- the LOC121942337 gene encoding cytochrome c1-like isoform X3 codes for MFCRRALQRVGPLARRVFNPAARNAPVRHMAFGIPGGSSNMAYFVLCGGGLTAAVVYAYKAVNGDSEDKLATVDNAAKAAEAAPEVAAPAAEPAPAEEAAPPTEVIAEVVPESAPAPAPAEPVAETAAEPIVEAVPEAAAEVVVAEPAAEPVAEPAAEPAVTEEAAPAEVEAAPGTAPVAAEVATMEETPAEAPAVEAPTAESAGTAAVAVEVPVAPPAEAETGPAAPEAEAAPAAEVAA; via the exons ATGTTCTGCAGACGGGCTTTGCAAAGAGTGGGGCCGCTGGCACGGAGGGTTTTCAACCCAGCAGCCAGAAATG CTCCAGTGCGACACATGGCCTTTGGCATCCCCGGTGGCTCCAGCAACATGGCATACTTTGTTCTGTGCGGAGGAGGCCTCACTGCTGCCGTTGTCTAT gCCTACAAGGCAGTCAATGGTGATAGTGAGGACAAACTGGCCACTGTGGACAACGCAGCAAAGG CAGCTGAGGCAGCACCAGAGGTAGCAGCTCCTGCAGCTGAGCCCGCCCCAGCGGAGGAGGCGGCGCCGCCCACAGAGGTCATCGCAGAGGTCGTCCCAGAGTCTGCCCCTGCCCCTGCTCCTGCAGAACCTGTAGCAGAGACCGCTGCTGAACCCATTGTTGAGGCCGTGCCTGAAGCAGCCGCTGAGGTGGTTGTTGCTGAACCTGCAGCAGAGCCCGTAGCAGAGCCCGCAGCAGAGCCAGCAGTCACAGAGGAAGCTGCCCCTGCAGAGGTAGAGGCAGCTCCTGGAACCGCTCCTGTTGCTGCGGAAGTCGCCACCATGGAGGAAACCCCAGCAGAGGCCCCTGCAGTGGAGGCGCCTACAGCAGAGAGCGCTGGTACGGCAGCAGTAGCAGTAGAAGTCCCTGTTGCTCCCCCTGCTGAGGCAGAGACTGGGCCCGCAGCCCCTGAGGCTGAGGCGGCCCCTGCCGCTGAGGTGGCTGCGTAG
- the LOC121942337 gene encoding transcriptional regulatory protein AlgP-like isoform X2, translated as MFCRRALQRVGPLARRVFNPAARNAAPVRHMAFGIPGGSSNMAYFVLCGGGLTAAVVYAYKAVNGDSEDKLATVDNAAKAEAAPEVAAPAAEPAPAEEAAPPTEVIAEVVPESAPAPAPAEPVAETAAEPIVEAVPEAAAEVVVAEPAAEPVAEPAAEPAVTEEAAPAEVEAAPGTAPVAAEVATMEETPAEAPAVEAPTAESAGTAAVAVEVPVAPPAEAETGPAAPEAEAAPAAEVAA; from the exons ATGTTCTGCAGACGGGCTTTGCAAAGAGTGGGGCCGCTGGCACGGAGGGTTTTCAACCCAGCAGCCAGAAATG CAGCTCCAGTGCGACACATGGCCTTTGGCATCCCCGGTGGCTCCAGCAACATGGCATACTTTGTTCTGTGCGGAGGAGGCCTCACTGCTGCCGTTGTCTAT gCCTACAAGGCAGTCAATGGTGATAGTGAGGACAAACTGGCCACTGTGGACAACGCAGCAAAGG CTGAGGCAGCACCAGAGGTAGCAGCTCCTGCAGCTGAGCCCGCCCCAGCGGAGGAGGCGGCGCCGCCCACAGAGGTCATCGCAGAGGTCGTCCCAGAGTCTGCCCCTGCCCCTGCTCCTGCAGAACCTGTAGCAGAGACCGCTGCTGAACCCATTGTTGAGGCCGTGCCTGAAGCAGCCGCTGAGGTGGTTGTTGCTGAACCTGCAGCAGAGCCCGTAGCAGAGCCCGCAGCAGAGCCAGCAGTCACAGAGGAAGCTGCCCCTGCAGAGGTAGAGGCAGCTCCTGGAACCGCTCCTGTTGCTGCGGAAGTCGCCACCATGGAGGAAACCCCAGCAGAGGCCCCTGCAGTGGAGGCGCCTACAGCAGAGAGCGCTGGTACGGCAGCAGTAGCAGTAGAAGTCCCTGTTGCTCCCCCTGCTGAGGCAGAGACTGGGCCCGCAGCCCCTGAGGCTGAGGCGGCCCCTGCCGCTGAGGTGGCTGCGTAG